A section of the Pediococcus inopinatus genome encodes:
- a CDS encoding helix-turn-helix domain-containing protein: protein MDTTKVFGNIVKLLRNNVTYNGSLGMSLRLLSEKSGISHSFISQIENNKRAIPRPKTIKALSQGLASDYPKGYDLFFYQYLMSMAGYWEKDAHNVRIISNILNIPFQKFLVSSGYSGMVDLDASDETNEKTAQQTWKTFDKIDEQSLQFQKEITDQTIYLDELYDKNKRLVLANKELSSNERRILLKDLDIFKSYRS, encoded by the coding sequence TTGGACACAACAAAAGTTTTTGGTAATATAGTTAAATTACTTAGAAACAATGTTACATATAACGGCTCACTTGGTATGTCATTGCGATTATTATCAGAAAAGTCCGGTATTTCGCATTCGTTTATTTCTCAAATTGAAAATAATAAAAGGGCTATTCCGAGACCAAAGACAATTAAAGCACTCAGTCAAGGCTTAGCTTCTGATTATCCAAAAGGCTATGATCTATTTTTCTATCAGTATTTAATGTCTATGGCTGGCTATTGGGAAAAAGATGCCCATAATGTAAGAATTATTTCAAACATTTTGAACATTCCCTTTCAAAAATTCTTAGTTTCGTCTGGATATTCCGGTATGGTTGATTTAGACGCTTCTGATGAAACAAATGAAAAAACGGCTCAGCAAACATGGAAAACTTTTGACAAAATTGATGAACAGTCTTTACAATTTCAAAAAGAAATAACTGATCAAACTATTTATCTGGATGAACTTTATGATAAAAATAAACGACTTGTATTAGCTAACAAAGAACTATCAAGCAATGAACGAAGAATCTTACTTAAAGATTTAGATATTTTCAAATCGTATCGAAGCTAA
- a CDS encoding helix-turn-helix transcriptional regulator — protein MTYKIKVKNLNKLRKNILIQGLTVKEFAKETEINYGYLISILNGKRTPSPKLAKQISQKLNKNVDDIFFI, from the coding sequence ATGACTTATAAAATTAAAGTAAAAAATTTGAACAAACTACGTAAAAACATTTTAATACAAGGCTTAACCGTAAAGGAATTTGCAAAAGAAACAGAAATTAATTATGGCTATCTTATAAGTATTCTCAATGGGAAAAGAACGCCATCACCAAAATTAGCTAAGCAAATTTCACAAAAACTAAACAAAAATGTTGATGATATTTTTTTTATTTAG
- a CDS encoding DNA primase family protein yields MPKQQLTTEAKRIVSKIPKPIDFKKQAPKDFRTLDKSLYFKDLSNIADESAEWAELGNNYVEYLNKTTPEWIYFALQNEGTVKQKIATRVVPVKLGNAIVKKYHFAVYPEILQGAVYVPRLGCWRILKGTKDELGKYISHVITSELNKYDVWNRHDYSETLLYTKTILYDDKKIISPFDHSDPNLVAFANGTYDLRDDKLHEKRLENYIINAHDYDLVTTGQKTPYTDDWLKELFGDRYDFIVPFIGYMFYRSYDYSNLIVILQSDGGHGKSFFLNRVKEMIGEGNYSNMSIKQLTGGSEFNSSALYQKDLNYFADIGDDFMKSTELVKSLSGDDDLSIQFKGSDAFNFHNHAKLLFSANKLPAFKPDDSGVNRRIRVVPVMAAKADKAFRDRHPADKIKAEQSAFVYKCLRSFANVKKNVDGLTWGLDNKVIATATNKWIDENDNVYLWVQDQVIGDDSTPLFADGFADPNKCYRQYKEWCEDSGFNALGKNKFFNALENQGFNRHKERKNYNGEEKNKNWFFVPVLFQKAK; encoded by the coding sequence ATGCCGAAGCAACAATTAACTACAGAAGCAAAAAGGATAGTAAGCAAAATTCCGAAGCCTATAGATTTTAAAAAACAAGCGCCTAAGGATTTTAGAACTTTAGATAAGTCACTATATTTTAAGGATCTTAGTAATATTGCAGACGAAAGTGCCGAATGGGCGGAGCTTGGTAATAATTATGTTGAGTATCTTAATAAGACCACACCAGAATGGATATATTTTGCATTACAAAATGAAGGAACAGTGAAACAAAAAATTGCAACTAGAGTAGTACCCGTAAAATTAGGCAATGCAATTGTTAAAAAGTATCACTTCGCTGTTTATCCAGAAATTTTGCAGGGTGCTGTATATGTTCCTCGTCTAGGTTGCTGGCGGATCCTTAAAGGAACTAAAGACGAACTAGGCAAGTATATTAGTCATGTGATAACTTCGGAGCTAAATAAATATGACGTGTGGAATAGGCATGATTATAGTGAAACTTTACTGTATACAAAAACAATTTTATATGATGATAAAAAAATCATTTCACCATTTGACCATTCAGATCCTAACTTAGTTGCCTTTGCTAACGGTACTTATGATTTAAGAGACGATAAGTTACATGAAAAAAGGTTGGAAAATTACATTATCAATGCACATGATTATGATTTAGTGACCACTGGTCAAAAAACACCATATACAGATGATTGGTTAAAAGAGTTGTTTGGCGACCGTTACGATTTTATTGTTCCGTTTATTGGTTATATGTTTTATCGTTCATATGATTACAGCAATTTAATTGTTATTTTACAGTCTGATGGCGGGCATGGAAAAAGCTTTTTTTTAAACCGGGTTAAAGAAATGATAGGCGAGGGAAATTACTCTAACATGTCAATTAAACAATTGACTGGCGGTAGTGAATTTAATAGTAGTGCACTCTACCAAAAAGACCTTAATTATTTTGCTGATATTGGAGACGATTTTATGAAGTCTACTGAATTAGTTAAAAGTCTTAGCGGTGATGATGACCTAAGTATTCAGTTTAAAGGTAGTGACGCATTCAACTTTCACAACCATGCTAAATTGCTGTTTAGTGCTAATAAACTGCCAGCCTTTAAACCAGATGATTCAGGGGTGAACCGTAGAATACGAGTAGTACCAGTTATGGCTGCAAAGGCTGATAAAGCTTTTAGAGACCGCCACCCAGCGGATAAGATCAAAGCAGAGCAAAGTGCTTTTGTTTATAAATGTTTGAGAAGTTTTGCAAACGTAAAAAAGAATGTTGACGGCTTAACATGGGGGCTTGATAACAAAGTGATTGCGACTGCTACCAACAAATGGATTGATGAGAATGATAACGTTTATTTGTGGGTACAAGATCAAGTCATTGGAGATGATTCTACACCATTGTTTGCAGACGGTTTTGCTGATCCAAACAAGTGTTACCGCCAATATAAAGAGTGGTGTGAGGATTCAGGTTTCAACGCATTAGGCAAAAATAAGTTTTTTAACGCATTAGAAAATCAAGGCTTTAACCGCCACAAAGAACGTAAAAATTATAATGGCGAAGAGAAAAATAAAAATTGGTTCTTTGTTCCAGTTTTGTTCCAAAAAGCTAAATAA
- a CDS encoding SprT family protein: MTDTELQQLVEKISLSDFHRQFKHHAFFNQRLRTTGGRYQLQTHDIDINPKMLSEHDLSTLVGIIRHELCHYHLHLTHHGYQHRDSDFRQLLAQVHGSRFAPAVQASSRSRMQLVYRCQQCGLQYHRKRHIDLKKYRCGKCGGQLRLIQTLRK; the protein is encoded by the coding sequence ATGACAGATACTGAATTGCAACAATTGGTGGAAAAAATTTCATTGTCAGATTTTCATCGCCAATTTAAACATCATGCTTTTTTTAATCAGCGATTAAGGACAACCGGGGGACGCTATCAATTACAGACACATGATATTGATATCAATCCCAAAATGTTATCCGAACATGATTTGTCTACACTCGTGGGAATTATAAGACACGAATTGTGTCATTATCATCTTCACCTGACCCATCATGGGTATCAACACCGGGATTCAGATTTTAGACAGTTATTGGCACAGGTGCATGGGTCTCGGTTTGCGCCAGCAGTGCAGGCCAGCTCACGGAGTAGGATGCAACTAGTGTATCGTTGCCAACAGTGTGGGCTGCAATATCATCGGAAACGGCATATTGATTTAAAAAAATATCGATGTGGTAAATGTGGCGGTCAATTGCGGCTAATTCAAACCTTACGCAAGTGA
- a CDS encoding Tex family protein — protein sequence MEDRIVKIIEKQLTDIRPKQIHAALGLLDEGDTVPFIARYRKERTGSLDEVQIREIQSSYNRAETLEKRRDDVLKLIAEQDKLTTTLEKQIKAADKIQTVEDLYLPYKQKRRTKATIAKEQGLEPFAFWLLTFPQTDLKQKASEFINADQEVETEDDVFAGAHEILAEAFGDSAGFRDWIRNYTRKNGRFSSQVKSKGKEKDEQGVYQLYYDFDESLENMVSHRVLAINRGEKEGVLKAQIKVDEAAIMRYLHFRIIGSHEGPATTYLQAAYEDAYKRFMGPAIERELRNELSEEANTQAINVFGENLYHLLMQAPIKGKVVLGFDPAYRTGCKLAIMDPNGKFLAKKVIYPHKPASATKRQAAAGEFKKFLEDYQVEMIAIGNGTASRESEEFVADILKEMPRKIYYVIVNEAGASVYSASKAARDAFPELHVEERSAISIGRRLQDPLAELIKIDPKAVGVGQYQHDVPQKELTNQLDTVIETAVNQVGVNLNTASPQLLEHISGLTKTTAQNIVTWRDENGSYEARNQLKKVPRLGPKAYEQSVGFLRIVQGKNGLDNTDIHPESYKVAKKLLGMVGLKLDQIGTDEAVQALNRLNVSETAQELEVGPETLEDIIAGLKKPGRDLRDGMPAPLLRSDVLTLQDLKVNMKLQGTVRNVVDFGAFVDIGVKQDGLVHVSKLTKKFIKNPGEVVSVGDVVTVWVESVDLDRHRIQLTMLDPNE from the coding sequence TTGGAAGATAGAATTGTAAAGATCATTGAAAAACAACTAACAGATATCCGTCCCAAGCAAATTCATGCTGCCTTGGGATTACTTGATGAAGGGGACACGGTTCCTTTTATTGCGCGTTACCGTAAGGAGCGGACCGGCAGCTTAGATGAGGTTCAGATTCGTGAAATTCAAAGCAGTTATAACCGCGCAGAAACTTTGGAAAAACGACGCGATGATGTTTTAAAGCTAATCGCTGAACAAGATAAATTAACCACTACTTTGGAAAAACAGATTAAGGCCGCTGACAAGATTCAGACGGTTGAAGATCTTTACTTACCTTACAAACAAAAACGACGAACCAAGGCGACAATCGCCAAAGAGCAAGGACTAGAACCCTTTGCTTTTTGGCTATTAACCTTCCCACAAACTGACTTAAAACAAAAAGCCAGTGAATTTATTAACGCCGATCAAGAAGTAGAAACGGAAGACGATGTATTTGCTGGGGCCCATGAAATCTTAGCTGAGGCTTTTGGTGATAGCGCCGGATTTCGGGATTGGATTCGAAACTATACACGTAAAAATGGTCGTTTTAGTTCACAAGTAAAATCTAAAGGAAAAGAAAAAGACGAGCAAGGTGTTTATCAACTTTATTATGATTTTGATGAATCGCTTGAAAACATGGTGTCTCATCGAGTTTTGGCGATTAACCGTGGTGAAAAAGAGGGCGTTTTGAAGGCTCAAATCAAAGTGGACGAAGCTGCGATTATGCGATATCTTCATTTTCGTATTATTGGTAGTCATGAAGGGCCTGCAACAACTTATTTGCAGGCAGCTTACGAAGACGCCTACAAGCGGTTTATGGGACCCGCAATCGAGCGTGAGTTGCGAAATGAGCTAAGTGAAGAGGCCAATACCCAGGCAATCAATGTCTTTGGCGAAAATTTGTATCACTTGTTGATGCAAGCACCGATTAAAGGAAAAGTTGTGCTGGGATTTGATCCCGCTTATCGAACAGGTTGTAAATTAGCAATTATGGATCCCAATGGTAAATTCTTGGCTAAAAAGGTGATTTATCCACATAAACCAGCTTCCGCAACCAAACGGCAGGCGGCTGCAGGCGAGTTTAAAAAATTCTTGGAAGACTACCAAGTTGAGATGATCGCCATTGGTAATGGAACCGCTAGTCGGGAGTCAGAGGAATTTGTGGCAGATATCTTAAAAGAAATGCCCCGTAAAATTTATTATGTGATTGTTAATGAGGCTGGTGCTTCGGTTTATTCTGCTAGTAAAGCGGCTCGCGATGCTTTTCCGGAGTTACATGTTGAAGAACGAAGTGCCATTAGTATTGGCCGTCGGTTACAAGATCCACTTGCTGAACTAATCAAAATTGATCCAAAAGCGGTCGGGGTTGGTCAGTATCAACACGATGTGCCTCAAAAAGAATTAACCAATCAATTGGATACGGTCATCGAAACAGCCGTTAACCAAGTGGGAGTTAATTTAAACACAGCCAGTCCACAACTGTTAGAACATATTTCTGGTTTGACCAAAACGACAGCTCAAAATATCGTGACATGGCGGGATGAAAACGGGAGTTATGAAGCCCGAAATCAGTTGAAGAAAGTTCCTCGCTTAGGACCGAAAGCTTATGAACAATCGGTTGGTTTTTTACGGATTGTGCAAGGGAAAAATGGTTTGGACAATACGGATATTCATCCCGAAAGTTATAAAGTCGCTAAAAAGTTACTAGGGATGGTTGGATTGAAATTAGACCAGATCGGTACCGATGAAGCAGTCCAAGCCTTGAATCGTTTAAACGTATCCGAGACTGCCCAAGAATTAGAAGTGGGCCCAGAAACTTTAGAAGATATTATCGCTGGTTTGAAAAAGCCAGGCCGTGATTTGCGAGACGGCATGCCAGCACCATTACTGCGAAGTGACGTCTTAACTTTACAAGATTTGAAAGTTAACATGAAACTCCAAGGAACGGTGCGCAACGTTGTTGATTTTGGAGCGTTTGTGGATATCGGTGTGAAACAAGATGGTCTTGTTCATGTGTCAAAATTGACGAAGAAATTCATTAAGAATCCAGGTGAAGTTGTTTCGGTTGGAGATGTTGTGACTGTTTGGGTGGAGAGTGTTGATTTAGATCGCCACCGAATCCAACTCACAATGCTTGATCCAAACGAATAA
- a CDS encoding phage head closure protein, with amino-acid sequence MNKRCEFGTYVAGKENSFGQTVDVYQPDFTVYCGDYSISMAQAVTLLGLNIENNREIVIRHNDKVTSEQLVHLDDTEYKIITIDSDKGVNTFDVITLQESKGL; translated from the coding sequence ATGAATAAGCGTTGTGAGTTTGGAACATATGTGGCTGGCAAAGAGAACTCGTTTGGCCAAACAGTAGATGTGTATCAACCAGACTTCACAGTCTATTGTGGTGACTACTCAATAAGCATGGCGCAGGCAGTAACATTGTTAGGGTTAAATATTGAGAATAATCGTGAGATAGTCATAAGACATAACGACAAGGTAACGAGTGAACAGTTAGTACATCTTGATGATACTGAATACAAGATTATTACTATTGATTCAGATAAAGGCGTCAATACGTTTGATGTGATCACGTTGCAAGAGAGCAAAGGACTATGA
- a CDS encoding site-specific integrase, producing the protein MTQINKYQLKNGSTRYMFKLYTGINPATGKKSNTTRRGFKTQKEATLALSRLELEINDKGSLPKENNILFSDVYKEWHAQHINRIEESTDDKIVSLFKNHVLPAFGNKRVRLITTHECQRVLNRWFKEVTLNYKRWFTYTKKVLNFAVKQGYIQQNPASLVTMPLKRADTGDKPENFWDKEELTAFFKCLDPKQQPEQFAWFRVLAFTGLRKGEALALTWEDIDFSNGTLRVNKNLGKGYHGHLYLKAPKTRASRRTIELDPITLGILKKWRMEQRELYLMRGINTLHDKQLLFATNKNTFLSENTPRMWLVRVIEANNLKPITTHGFRHTHCSALFSAGATLKEVQVRLGHSDIQTTMNVYAHVTKDQNVEAVSKLASYLDF; encoded by the coding sequence ATGACACAAATTAACAAATATCAATTGAAAAATGGCAGCACACGTTACATGTTCAAACTCTACACGGGTATCAATCCAGCGACTGGCAAAAAATCAAATACCACTCGGCGTGGTTTCAAGACGCAAAAAGAAGCTACCCTCGCCTTATCTCGTTTGGAACTTGAGATAAATGACAAAGGTAGCTTACCAAAGGAAAACAATATTTTATTTAGTGATGTCTATAAAGAATGGCACGCGCAACATATTAACCGAATTGAAGAAAGTACAGATGATAAAATTGTGAGTTTATTCAAGAATCACGTTTTACCAGCGTTTGGAAACAAGCGAGTACGTTTAATTACTACACACGAGTGTCAACGCGTCCTTAATAGGTGGTTTAAAGAGGTTACGTTAAACTATAAGCGTTGGTTCACATACACCAAAAAGGTGCTTAATTTTGCGGTTAAACAGGGCTACATTCAACAAAATCCAGCGAGCTTGGTTACAATGCCACTTAAAAGAGCTGACACAGGCGACAAGCCCGAAAATTTCTGGGATAAAGAAGAATTAACTGCTTTCTTCAAGTGTTTAGATCCGAAACAACAACCTGAACAATTCGCATGGTTTAGAGTGCTTGCATTTACTGGACTGCGCAAGGGCGAGGCTCTCGCTCTCACGTGGGAAGATATTGACTTTAGTAACGGCACCTTGCGTGTTAATAAGAACTTAGGCAAGGGCTATCATGGTCACTTATATCTCAAGGCGCCTAAAACACGTGCCAGCAGGCGCACAATTGAGTTAGACCCAATTACACTAGGCATACTAAAAAAGTGGCGTATGGAACAAAGAGAGCTGTATCTAATGCGCGGAATTAACACCCTACATGATAAACAGTTACTTTTTGCTACCAATAAAAACACTTTCTTATCTGAAAACACACCTAGAATGTGGTTAGTAAGAGTGATTGAAGCTAACAATTTGAAACCTATCACTACTCACGGTTTTAGGCATACACATTGTTCCGCCCTATTCTCTGCGGGTGCCACCCTAAAAGAAGTACAGGTAAGACTTGGCCATTCTGATATTCAAACTACAATGAACGTATACGCACATGTAACTAAAGATCAAAATGTGGAGGCAGTTAGCAAGTTAGCCAGCTATTTAGATTTCTAA
- a CDS encoding phage terminase small subunit P27 family: MGKIKKVENIKGHMTKEQLSQHKDAEKALKRYPKLNFEPPQGMKREAVEEWNRIVPLLAENTPVSELDRTLIEIYCNAFAQYKLCEQEVNHDGVVVTSTTGTKVRNPYIMEEHEAIKTIKVTATELGLSVNARAKLELNNAKTDKPSDPFERVLSGG, translated from the coding sequence TTGGGAAAGATAAAAAAGGTTGAAAACATCAAGGGGCACATGACAAAAGAGCAGCTTTCTCAACATAAAGACGCTGAAAAGGCATTAAAAAGATATCCAAAGTTAAATTTTGAACCACCTCAAGGAATGAAGAGGGAAGCTGTGGAGGAATGGAATAGAATTGTTCCTTTGCTGGCTGAAAATACTCCAGTAAGTGAGTTGGATAGAACCTTGATTGAAATTTATTGTAATGCTTTTGCCCAGTACAAGCTTTGCGAACAAGAAGTAAACCATGACGGTGTTGTAGTTACCTCTACTACTGGTACTAAGGTACGCAATCCATACATTATGGAAGAGCATGAGGCTATTAAGACAATTAAGGTAACGGCCACTGAATTAGGTTTGTCAGTAAATGCGAGAGCCAAGCTTGAATTGAATAATGCTAAAACCGATAAGCCAAGCGACCCGTTCGAGAGGGTGCTAAGTGGTGGATAG
- a CDS encoding HNH endonuclease signature motif containing protein: protein MTQAMKFCSHAGCRNLIPLTERYCSKHKHEESSRVYFHRKHSGGKYEAFYHSTAWKKLSYQYKLANPMCEACLKRGIIREVNIADHIVPIKQDWTKRLDYSNLESLCQYCHNDKTESEQLSKKSN, encoded by the coding sequence ATGACACAAGCCATGAAGTTCTGCTCTCATGCTGGTTGTAGGAATCTCATACCATTAACTGAACGCTATTGCAGTAAGCACAAGCATGAAGAAAGTTCACGCGTATACTTCCACCGCAAACATTCAGGTGGTAAATATGAAGCATTTTATCATTCCACAGCATGGAAGAAGTTAAGTTATCAATATAAGTTAGCAAACCCCATGTGTGAAGCATGTTTAAAACGTGGTATTATACGAGAAGTTAATATAGCTGACCATATTGTACCGATCAAACAAGACTGGACTAAACGCCTAGATTACAGCAATTTAGAAAGTCTTTGCCAATATTGCCACAACGATAAGACAGAATCCGAACAATTAAGCAAAAAGTCAAATTAA
- a CDS encoding bifunctional DNA primase/polymerase, translated as MKDFSSLKQALKLASIELETSPLAPNSKIPLLKGGNGYLDATSDKAILNKMFSNCPQANLCLRLDTSHLIMVDVDLHTDQANGFKTLTELNKKGMKLPDDTYIESTPHDGLHYYFKAEVPIHDISKAFSENSGVEIHTRFSSVYPSEIDGKQYEPLDGRTLADIKLAPQWLVNYIVNHDDNTKKPFITARYRNKMYTGKFLDELVNGASTGNRNAFIARIAGKMFAVGAEADTVYNMLLVINTNFLTPPLRKREINAIFESILRRDSQPQFSF; from the coding sequence TTGAAGGACTTTAGTTCATTAAAACAAGCATTAAAATTGGCCAGCATTGAACTTGAAACCAGCCCGCTAGCACCAAACTCAAAAATTCCCTTATTAAAGGGTGGAAACGGATATTTAGACGCTACCAGTGATAAGGCTATTCTTAATAAAATGTTTTCTAATTGTCCACAAGCTAATTTGTGTTTAAGGCTTGATACCAGCCACCTAATTATGGTTGACGTTGATTTACACACAGATCAAGCAAACGGGTTTAAAACACTCACTGAATTGAATAAGAAAGGCATGAAGCTACCAGATGATACTTATATTGAAAGTACACCACATGATGGCTTGCATTATTACTTCAAAGCAGAGGTACCTATACACGATATTTCAAAGGCATTTAGTGAAAATTCAGGTGTTGAGATTCATACCCGTTTTTCTTCTGTTTATCCAAGCGAGATTGACGGTAAGCAATACGAACCATTGGACGGACGAACATTGGCTGATATTAAGCTAGCACCACAGTGGCTGGTCAATTATATTGTTAATCATGATGACAATACTAAAAAACCGTTTATAACTGCTAGATATAGAAACAAAATGTATACTGGTAAATTTTTAGATGAGCTTGTAAATGGCGCTAGTACAGGGAATCGCAATGCTTTTATTGCTCGTATTGCAGGAAAAATGTTTGCAGTCGGTGCGGAGGCCGATACCGTTTATAACATGCTACTGGTAATCAACACAAATTTTCTAACGCCTCCGTTACGGAAACGGGAAATAAATGCAATTTTTGAATCAATTCTAAGGCGTGATTCGCAGCCACAATTTAGCTTTTAG